In Strigops habroptila isolate Jane chromosome 2, bStrHab1.2.pri, whole genome shotgun sequence, one genomic interval encodes:
- the LOC115604172 gene encoding cytochrome c oxidase assembly factor 5, which produces MPKYYEDKEEDRQACGGVREDLRQCLLESPCVLQENKSPKQCLREGHCRSLQMTFFACKRSMLDTRARFRGRKGY; this is translated from the exons ATGCCTAAGTACTATGAGGATAAAGAGGAGGACAGGCAGGCCTGCGGGGGGGTGAGAGAGGACCTGCGGCAGTGCCTCCTGGAGAGCCCCTGCGTCCTGCAG gaaaacaaaagcccGAAGCAGTGCTTGAGGGAAGGACACTGCAGAAGTTTGCAAATGACGTTTTTTGCATGCAAAAGGTCGATG TTGGATACCAGGGCAAgattcagaggaaggaaaggataCTGA
- the UNC50 gene encoding protein unc-50 homolog: protein MLPTTSVSSRSQGNGVLSPRDAARHTAGAKRYKYLRRLFHFRQMDFEFALWQMLYLFTSPQRVYRNFHYRKQTKDQWARDDPAFLVLLSIWLCVSTVGFGFVLDMGFFETIKLLLWVVFIDCVGVGLLIATLMWFISNKYLVKQQNRDYDVEWGYAFDVHLNAFYPLLVILHFIQLFFINYVIISDSVIGYFVGNTLWLIAIGYYIYVTFLGYSALPFLKNTAILLYPFTLLIMLYLISLACGWNFTKMLCSFYKYRVK from the exons ATGCTGCCAACCACCTCAGTTAGTTCCCGGAGCCAGGGCAATGGTGTGCTGAGCCCCAGGGATGCCGCAAGGCACACAGCCGGAGCGAAGCGCTACAAGTACCTGCGGAGGCTCTTCCACTTCCGACAGATGGACTTCGAGTTTGCTCTTTGGCAGATGCTTTACCTGTTCACTTCACCGCAGAGGGTTTATAGAAACTTCcactacagaaaacagacaaaggACCAATGGGCAAGAGATGATCCCGCTTTCTTAGTACTTCTCAGTATCTGGCTCTGCG TATCTACTGTAGgatttggatttgtgctggacatggggttttttgaaaCAATAAAGCTGCTACTTTGGGTTGTATTCATCGACTGCGTAGGTGTTGGCCTCCTGATTGCAACTCTGATGTG GTTCATTTCTAATAAGTACTTggtgaagcagcaaaacagagacTACGATGTGGAGTGGGGATATGCCTTTGATGTGCATCTGAACGCTTTCTATCCACTCCTagtcattttgcattttatccAGCTGTTTTTCATCAACT ATGTCATCATATCCGATTCTGTCATCGGGTATTTTGTTGGGAATACATTATGGCTGATTGCAATTGGCTACTACATCTATGTGACATTCCTAGGATACAGTG cattGCCCTTTTTGAAGAACACAGCTATTCTTTTGTATCCATTCACCCTTCTCATCATGCTCTACTTGATCTCCTTGGCGTGTGGATGGAACTTCACCAAAATGCTTTGTTCCTTCTATAAGTACagagtgaaataa